Proteins encoded together in one Pseudomonadota bacterium window:
- a CDS encoding AAA family ATPase, with product MQGKYNFIKLQKIILRNFSLYKKKGKVYEVNEEINEGVYCLAGANGLGKTTFLNSINFGLTGIVLEPDKEVYSPGEIITANKRYTERYFLGRINKKDEEKAEIEILFKINEKYFRIIRGFFEREELRLLEIFSKNGDKNISHFKTKSESPKELNKYYQKLLASEIGFANFDYFIFYQLYVLTFDENRRMIFWDDRASSHALAIAFNSEPDDADKILDLTRRMEKHESNARNLKWQSTLAKNKIEELIQKTRGKKVSDIEKLENEFSKLHKELEKIERIYGNIEIEYDTMLKRQSHLNSEIMQFKNEHVRLFSRYSRPRSQLLENSNIQLSIKKQECCLCGSIGTHIVESIERSIHKEKCPLCNTTINESNNAEQNKLLKLIQKNDEKIFSKNSELENLILEVNGKKNELDKAEIELNKAKKKVEDFTEDNPDISFKGTGNKNIDALIDQYRSQYDLAAKEAKNEYGKRDKLKPEYEKLLKRVEASYKEAETVFVPTFKKLAKSFIGFDLNIQPKRSNKTIKLVLELQDTARTDSFQLSESQRFFLDIALRMSLAIFLSGKKDGATMMVDTPEGSLDIAYESRVGNMFAEYVSIYNQNLLMTANINASQLLLSLAEKCGKNKMTFRQMLEWTDPSEIQKEGEHLFKKVYANIEIALNKKK from the coding sequence ATGCAAGGAAAATACAACTTCATAAAACTTCAAAAAATAATACTACGGAATTTCTCTTTATATAAAAAGAAAGGAAAGGTATATGAAGTTAATGAAGAAATTAACGAAGGTGTATATTGTCTCGCTGGTGCAAATGGATTGGGTAAAACCACTTTCCTCAATTCAATTAATTTTGGCTTGACAGGAATTGTATTGGAACCTGACAAGGAAGTTTATTCACCTGGCGAAATTATTACCGCTAATAAGCGTTACACCGAAAGATATTTTTTAGGAAGGATAAACAAAAAGGACGAAGAAAAAGCCGAGATAGAAATTCTTTTTAAAATAAACGAAAAATATTTCAGAATAATCAGAGGATTTTTTGAACGTGAAGAACTCCGTCTTTTGGAAATTTTTAGTAAAAATGGTGATAAAAATATCTCACATTTCAAAACTAAAAGTGAAAGTCCCAAAGAACTCAATAAGTATTACCAAAAATTATTAGCATCTGAAATTGGTTTCGCCAATTTTGACTATTTTATTTTTTATCAGCTTTACGTTTTGACTTTCGATGAAAACAGGAGAATGATTTTTTGGGACGACAGAGCTTCTTCCCATGCTTTGGCTATTGCTTTTAATTCTGAACCCGATGATGCAGATAAAATTTTGGACTTAACAAGAAGAATGGAGAAACATGAATCAAATGCAAGAAATTTAAAATGGCAATCTACTCTGGCGAAAAATAAAATTGAAGAACTCATCCAAAAAACAAGAGGCAAAAAAGTATCTGACATTGAGAAACTTGAAAATGAGTTTAGTAAACTTCATAAGGAGTTAGAAAAGATAGAGAGAATATACGGCAATATAGAAATTGAGTATGATACTATGCTGAAAAGGCAAAGCCATCTTAATTCTGAAATAATGCAGTTTAAAAATGAGCATGTACGATTATTTTCTCGTTATTCAAGACCACGTTCACAGTTGCTTGAAAATAGCAATATTCAACTTTCAATTAAAAAACAAGAATGTTGTTTATGTGGCTCTATTGGTACTCACATCGTTGAAAGCATTGAAAGAAGCATTCATAAAGAGAAGTGCCCATTGTGCAACACCACAATAAACGAATCGAACAATGCCGAACAGAATAAACTTTTAAAACTTATTCAAAAGAATGACGAAAAGATATTTTCTAAAAATTCTGAATTAGAAAATCTAATTCTTGAAGTTAATGGGAAAAAAAATGAACTCGACAAAGCTGAAATTGAGTTAAACAAGGCAAAAAAAAAGGTAGAAGATTTTACAGAAGATAATCCGGATATTTCATTCAAAGGAACAGGCAACAAAAACATTGACGCACTTATTGACCAATACAGAAGCCAATATGATTTAGCTGCTAAAGAAGCAAAAAATGAATACGGTAAAAGGGACAAATTGAAACCTGAATACGAAAAGCTTTTAAAAAGAGTTGAAGCATCATACAAAGAAGCTGAAACAGTATTTGTGCCAACTTTCAAGAAACTTGCAAAGAGTTTCATAGGTTTTGATTTGAACATTCAACCCAAACGAAGTAATAAAACAATAAAATTAGTTTTGGAACTTCAGGATACTGCCCGGACAGATTCGTTTCAACTTTCAGAAAGCCAGCGTTTCTTTTTAGATATTGCTTTGCGAATGTCGCTTGCAATCTTTCTTTCGGGAAAAAAGGACGGTGCAACAATGATGGTTGATACGCCGGAAGGTTCACTAGACATTGCTTATGAAAGCAGAGTTGGAAATATGTTTGCTGAATATGTATCTATTTATAATCAAAATTTATTAATGACTGCTAACATAAATGCATCTCAACTATTATTGTCACTTGCAGAAAAGTGTGGAAAAAATAAAATGACATTCAGACAAATGCTGGAATGGACAGACCCTTCGGAAATTCAAAAAGAAGGTGAACATTTATTTAAAAAAGTATACGCTAATATAGAAATTGCCTTAAACAAAAAGAAATAA
- a CDS encoding DUF5615 family PIN-like protein codes for MRIFVDENIPLVTVRELCEQGFDVIDIRGTEDQGITDEALWKKSQKGKCLLVTTDKGFSNYREEPHHGILIICLKHPTREKIHRSVMQAIKRYAEKEWPGLMVVIRDAVQSTWKSHNRK; via the coding sequence ATGAGAATATTTGTAGATGAAAATATTCCGTTGGTGACTGTAAGGGAGCTTTGCGAACAGGGTTTTGATGTTATTGATATTCGTGGAACCGAAGATCAGGGAATAACGGATGAAGCTTTATGGAAGAAATCGCAAAAGGGAAAATGTCTTTTAGTTACAACGGATAAAGGTTTTTCAAATTACCGGGAAGAACCGCACCATGGAATTTTGATTATATGCCTTAAACATCCCACACGGGAAAAAATTCACAGAAGTGTTATGCAGGCAATTAAAAGATATGCTGAAAAGGAGTGGCCCGGTCTTATGGTTGTCATTCGAGATGCTGTCCAAAGTACATGGAAGTCTCACAATAGAAAATAA
- a CDS encoding DUF433 domain-containing protein, with the protein MNMKKRISIDSKICHGQACIKGTRIPVHQIIRMLANGDKIDDLLEDYPSLKRDDIYACLDYAASLAEEQITPIEHAV; encoded by the coding sequence ATGAATATGAAAAAACGTATTTCAATTGATTCCAAAATCTGTCACGGGCAAGCATGTATCAAGGGTACAAGAATTCCTGTTCATCAAATAATTCGCATGCTGGCAAATGGGGATAAAATAGATGACCTTCTCGAAGATTATCCGTCATTAAAAAGGGATGATATATATGCTTGTCTGGATTATGCAGCTTCACTGGCCGAAGAACAAATAACACCTATTGAACACGCTGTATGA
- the alaS gene encoding alanine--tRNA ligase: MTGSDIRRQFLEFFKKHDHQIVRSSSLVPVEDPTLLFTNAGMVPFKRTFLGEEKRSYVKAASSQKCVRAGGKHNDLENVGYTARHHTFFEMLGNFSFGDYFKEKAIELAWDLLINGYNLPAEKLWVSVYLDDDEAYNIWNKNIGVSEDKIVRLDDKDNFWSMGDTGPCGPCSEILIDRGEKYSCGKPDCRVGCECDRYLEIWNLVFMQYERDASGKLTSLPKPSIDTGMGLERIAAVVQNVPTNYDTDLILPIIKKTEELSQKKFGSSSVSDVAMKVIADHSRATAFLICDGVLPSNEGRGYVLRRIMRRAIRYGRNIGLVKPFLHDTSNVVIENMKEAYSEFGGAEAFIANVIKNEEARFSETLDNGLRLLNDTLSEIKAKGLNTISGDIIFKLYDTYGFPPDIVKDVVRDVVRDEKLFLDMDGFNAAMNSQKEKSRSVASFTGITEAYKNLSANRLIPKFLGYDKQTCDSKVLLIVEDGKEISEAVSGKNIEIVTEETPFYGESGGQAGDSGLISSNNLEIEVADTIKDPAGIIIHKGKILSGSVSKGQTVTLTVDNNRRNATALNHTATHILHSILKQILGDHVKQAGSFVSSERLRFDFTHFSQVDSDTLDKIEMLVNERIRENALTCIEEMDAEKAFKTGATALFEEKYGDVVRVISLGEFSKELCGGTHTDKTGNIGLFKIITESSVASGVRRIEALTGEAALTYVQHSIKTLHETARIVKEKPEALPQKVEKMLSQQKAYEKELEKTKAKIASRATDEIDTEIKSINGVSVLVKKVSAENPAVLRDLADKFRDKIKSGIVVLGSAADSKVFLIVVVTKDLVKKYHAGNIVKQVSPVVGGGGGGRPDMAQAGGSIPEKLDEALAGAYDVIGAIG; this comes from the coding sequence ATGACAGGCAGCGATATTCGCAGACAGTTTCTAGAGTTTTTTAAAAAGCATGATCATCAGATAGTAAGAAGTTCATCACTTGTTCCGGTGGAAGATCCTACTTTACTATTTACAAATGCAGGAATGGTTCCATTTAAGCGGACTTTTCTTGGAGAAGAGAAAAGAAGCTACGTAAAGGCGGCAAGCTCCCAGAAATGCGTGCGTGCCGGCGGAAAGCATAATGATCTTGAAAATGTAGGTTATACGGCAAGACACCATACTTTTTTTGAAATGCTTGGAAATTTTTCCTTTGGTGATTATTTTAAAGAAAAGGCTATTGAATTAGCCTGGGATCTTCTTATAAACGGCTATAATCTCCCGGCAGAAAAACTATGGGTTTCGGTTTATCTTGATGATGATGAAGCATATAATATCTGGAATAAGAATATCGGTGTTTCGGAAGATAAAATTGTAAGATTGGATGATAAAGATAATTTCTGGTCAATGGGAGATACCGGTCCCTGCGGTCCATGTTCTGAAATACTTATTGACAGGGGGGAAAAATATAGCTGCGGGAAGCCTGATTGCAGAGTAGGTTGTGAATGTGATCGTTATCTTGAAATATGGAATCTTGTTTTCATGCAGTATGAAAGGGATGCTTCCGGGAAATTAACTTCTCTGCCCAAACCCAGCATTGATACGGGAATGGGGCTTGAACGAATTGCAGCAGTAGTGCAAAATGTCCCTACAAACTATGACACGGATCTTATTCTTCCTATCATAAAGAAAACCGAAGAATTATCACAAAAGAAGTTCGGAAGTTCTTCTGTGTCGGATGTTGCTATGAAGGTTATAGCCGATCACAGCCGGGCCACGGCTTTTCTTATATGCGACGGAGTCCTTCCGTCTAATGAGGGAAGAGGATATGTACTTCGAAGGATAATGAGAAGGGCCATACGCTACGGGCGTAACATCGGCCTGGTAAAACCTTTTTTACATGATACTTCTAATGTTGTTATTGAAAATATGAAAGAGGCCTATTCTGAGTTTGGTGGAGCAGAGGCATTTATTGCAAACGTTATAAAAAATGAGGAAGCAAGGTTTTCGGAAACACTTGATAATGGATTAAGACTTTTAAATGATACACTTTCGGAAATCAAAGCAAAGGGTTTAAATACTATTTCCGGAGATATCATATTTAAGCTTTATGATACCTATGGTTTTCCACCTGATATTGTAAAAGATGTTGTAAGAGATGTTGTAAGGGATGAAAAACTTTTTCTTGATATGGACGGTTTTAATGCGGCCATGAATAGCCAGAAAGAAAAATCAAGATCGGTTGCAAGTTTTACCGGGATAACAGAAGCATATAAAAATCTTTCGGCAAACCGGCTTATCCCTAAGTTTTTAGGCTATGATAAACAAACATGTGATTCCAAAGTTCTTCTAATAGTTGAAGATGGAAAGGAAATATCTGAAGCTGTTTCCGGCAAAAATATAGAAATTGTTACCGAAGAAACTCCTTTTTATGGTGAATCGGGCGGTCAGGCCGGAGATTCTGGCTTAATATCCTCAAATAATCTTGAGATTGAAGTTGCAGATACGATAAAAGATCCGGCCGGAATAATTATTCATAAAGGTAAAATACTTTCCGGCAGCGTTTCAAAAGGCCAAACCGTTACTCTGACCGTTGATAATAACAGGCGAAATGCTACAGCGCTTAATCATACTGCAACACATATTCTCCATAGCATATTAAAGCAGATTTTAGGTGATCATGTAAAACAGGCCGGGTCATTTGTATCTTCCGAAAGACTTCGTTTTGATTTTACCCATTTTTCACAGGTTGATTCTGATACGCTTGATAAAATTGAAATGCTTGTAAATGAAAGAATCAGGGAAAACGCACTGACTTGCATAGAAGAGATGGATGCGGAAAAAGCCTTTAAAACAGGAGCTACCGCTCTGTTCGAAGAAAAATACGGTGATGTTGTAAGGGTAATTTCTCTTGGAGAATTCAGCAAGGAGCTTTGCGGCGGAACACATACTGATAAAACCGGAAATATCGGTCTATTTAAAATTATAACTGAATCAAGCGTTGCATCAGGAGTAAGGCGTATCGAAGCCTTAACCGGCGAAGCCGCCTTAACTTATGTTCAGCACAGCATTAAGACTTTGCATGAAACAGCCCGTATTGTTAAAGAAAAACCTGAAGCATTGCCACAAAAAGTAGAAAAAATGCTTTCCCAGCAAAAAGCTTATGAAAAGGAGCTTGAAAAAACAAAAGCAAAAATCGCCTCCCGTGCAACCGATGAAATCGATACTGAAATTAAATCAATAAACGGGGTAAGTGTTCTTGTTAAAAAAGTATCCGCAGAAAATCCTGCTGTATTAAGAGATCTTGCCGACAAATTCAGGGATAAAATAAAATCCGGTATAGTTGTTCTCGGAAGCGCAGCAGACTCCAAAGTATTTCTTATAGTTGTTGTTACCAAAGATCTTGTAAAAAAATATCATGCCGGAAATATAGTAAAACAGGTTTCGCCTGTAGTCGGAGGCGGCGGAGGCGGAAGACCCGATATGGCCCAGGCCGGAGGAAGTATTCCGGAAAAACTGGATGAAGCTCTGGCCGGAGCTTATGATGTTATCGGTGCAATTGGATAA
- the recA gene encoding recombinase RecA: MSNASNAMDKEKAIDAAIGQIERQFGKGSVMKLGSRPVVNIPVIPTGSLSLDRALGVGGLPRGRVIEVFGPESSGKTTLALSCVAEAQKQGGVAAYIDAEHALDTAYAKVIGVNCDELLIAQPDTGEQGLEIADMLVRSGAIDIIVIDSVAALVPRAEIEGDMGDSHMGLQARLMSQALRKLTGIIGKTMTSVVFINQIRMKIGVVFGNPETTTGGNALKFYSSVRLDIRRTASIKDGQEVMGNRTRVRVVKNKMAPPFREAEFDIMYNEGISKTGDIIDIGVDLGVVDKSGAWYSYNGERIGQGRENVKNFLKENPDIFKNMQSKVREAAGIVPAKEEVKVEE, encoded by the coding sequence ATGAGCAATGCAAGCAATGCAATGGATAAGGAAAAAGCGATTGATGCTGCAATAGGACAGATTGAACGCCAGTTTGGAAAAGGGTCGGTCATGAAGCTTGGCAGCAGACCTGTTGTTAATATTCCTGTAATACCCACGGGTTCTCTTTCACTTGATAGAGCGCTTGGTGTGGGCGGGCTTCCGAGAGGAAGAGTTATAGAAGTATTCGGTCCGGAATCATCGGGCAAGACGACTCTTGCTTTAAGTTGTGTTGCCGAGGCCCAAAAACAAGGAGGGGTGGCCGCATATATTGATGCCGAACATGCCCTTGATACTGCTTACGCAAAAGTAATAGGTGTCAACTGCGATGAGCTTCTCATAGCTCAACCTGATACAGGTGAGCAGGGCCTTGAAATTGCGGATATGCTGGTAAGAAGCGGAGCTATAGATATTATTGTAATCGATTCGGTTGCAGCGTTAGTCCCCAGAGCTGAAATTGAAGGCGATATGGGTGACTCCCATATGGGGCTTCAGGCAAGACTCATGTCCCAGGCATTGAGAAAACTGACCGGAATAATCGGCAAGACAATGACTTCCGTTGTTTTTATCAATCAGATAAGGATGAAGATAGGTGTTGTATTCGGAAATCCTGAAACTACCACAGGAGGCAATGCCCTTAAATTCTATTCTTCCGTAAGGCTTGATATACGTCGAACTGCATCTATCAAAGACGGGCAGGAGGTTATGGGAAACAGGACGAGAGTTCGTGTTGTCAAAAACAAGATGGCTCCGCCTTTTCGGGAAGCCGAATTTGATATCATGTATAACGAAGGGATATCTAAAACAGGCGATATCATTGATATTGGTGTGGATTTGGGAGTAGTTGACAAAAGTGGCGCATGGTACTCATATAATGGAGAAAGAATAGGGCAGGGCCGCGAAAATGTAAAAAATTTCTTAAAGGAAAACCCGGATATTTTTAAGAATATGCAATCAAAGGTAAGAGAAGCTGCCGGTATTGTGCCGGCAAAAGAAGAAGTAAAGGTGGAAGAGTAA
- the thpR gene encoding RNA 2',3'-cyclic phosphodiesterase has translation MPDTIRAFIAFELPENILSFIKNIQKDLKQFGFPVRWVKPDNIHLTLHFFGNIDKSDMEHIKVAVGDCVKSFSHINLSVKGIGVFPSITRPRVIWAGISGEIPLLLSLHNTLEQKLKQFGFKIEERPFQAHLTMGRFKGKVNNGKLIEAIRKYQNFDPEVFTAKEIVLFKSDLKPQGAVYTELLNVPLVERGNYEQCKQCNG, from the coding sequence ATGCCTGATACCATAAGAGCTTTTATAGCGTTTGAGCTTCCGGAAAACATTTTATCTTTCATAAAAAATATTCAGAAAGATTTAAAGCAATTTGGTTTTCCTGTAAGATGGGTTAAACCTGATAACATTCATCTTACGCTTCACTTTTTTGGAAATATAGATAAGTCCGATATGGAGCATATTAAGGTTGCTGTGGGTGATTGTGTTAAGAGTTTTTCTCATATAAATCTTTCTGTAAAAGGAATCGGTGTATTTCCGTCAATTACTCGTCCAAGAGTAATTTGGGCTGGTATCTCAGGCGAAATACCGCTATTATTAAGTTTGCACAATACTCTTGAACAAAAATTAAAGCAATTTGGTTTTAAAATAGAAGAAAGGCCGTTTCAAGCGCATCTGACAATGGGGCGCTTTAAAGGTAAAGTTAACAACGGGAAGTTAATTGAAGCAATAAGAAAATATCAAAACTTTGATCCGGAAGTTTTTACAGCTAAAGAGATTGTTCTGTTTAAAAGCGATCTTAAACCACAAGGGGCTGTATATACCGAACTTTTAAATGTGCCTTTGGTTGAAAGGGGAAATTATGAGCAATGCAAGCAATGCAATGGATAA
- a CDS encoding homocysteine biosynthesis protein, with protein sequence MKEYKVNKSYKEINEKIKSGKVVVVTAGEMIDIVKNDGPVKAAKHVDVVTTGTFAPMCSSGAFINFGHSVPTTKASKVWLNNVPAYAGIAAVDCYIGATEPCEDDPLNKVYPGEFNYGGGHVIQDLVAGKKVFLKATGYGTSCYPGRLIEKEISLASLPGATLCNPRNGYQNYNCAINLTKKTIYTYMGTLKPRGANATYCCAGELSPLMNDPYYKTIGLGTRIFLGGATGYVTWQGTQHKPSASRNEKGIPVTPAGTLWVMGDLKNMTPKWLVGVSIQGYGCSLAVGLGIPIPILNEDIASYTGISDEEIFTQIVDYGNDYPNGVSKSYGQVSYAQLKSGFINYGSEKIPATPLSSLVKAREITEILKEWILKGKFFLGEPQFTLPDS encoded by the coding sequence ATGAAGGAGTATAAAGTAAATAAAAGCTATAAAGAGATCAATGAGAAAATTAAATCCGGAAAAGTTGTTGTAGTTACGGCCGGGGAAATGATCGATATAGTAAAAAACGATGGGCCGGTTAAAGCTGCAAAGCATGTGGATGTTGTTACTACCGGAACTTTTGCTCCCATGTGTTCTTCAGGTGCTTTCATAAATTTCGGACATTCGGTACCGACAACAAAAGCTTCAAAAGTATGGTTAAACAATGTTCCGGCATATGCCGGGATTGCAGCAGTTGATTGTTATATAGGAGCTACAGAGCCCTGTGAGGATGATCCTTTAAACAAGGTTTATCCCGGTGAATTTAATTATGGCGGCGGACATGTTATCCAGGATCTGGTTGCAGGAAAAAAAGTGTTTCTAAAAGCTACAGGATATGGCACTTCATGCTATCCGGGCCGATTGATTGAAAAAGAAATTTCACTTGCATCTCTTCCAGGTGCAACTCTTTGCAATCCCAGAAACGGTTATCAGAATTATAATTGTGCAATCAATCTGACCAAAAAAACAATTTATACTTATATGGGCACATTAAAACCACGGGGTGCAAATGCAACTTATTGTTGTGCCGGGGAACTAAGCCCTCTTATGAATGACCCTTATTATAAAACAATAGGTCTTGGCACAAGAATATTTTTGGGTGGTGCAACAGGATATGTTACCTGGCAGGGAACTCAGCATAAGCCTTCAGCCAGTAGAAATGAAAAAGGGATTCCGGTTACTCCCGCCGGTACACTTTGGGTAATGGGTGATTTGAAAAACATGACTCCTAAATGGCTTGTTGGTGTAAGCATACAAGGATATGGATGTTCTCTTGCGGTAGGCTTAGGTATTCCCATCCCTATATTAAATGAAGACATTGCATCTTACACCGGTATATCCGATGAAGAGATATTTACTCAGATTGTTGATTATGGAAATGATTACCCGAACGGAGTTTCAAAAAGCTATGGGCAGGTCAGCTATGCACAGCTAAAAAGCGGGTTTATAAATTATGGCAGTGAAAAAATTCCTGCAACCCCGCTTTCAAGCCTTGTTAAGGCCAGAGAAATTACAGAGATACTAAAAGAATGGATTCTGAAGGGAAAGTTTTTTCTGGGGGAACCCCAGTTTACTTTACCTGATAGCTGA
- a CDS encoding M23 family metallopeptidase, which yields MKTKKINLKIILIVCFGLVLIPAMWVLVFNMEGESPAIKFDSPAQITSLGALKDITVSFSDQKRGLRKIKMEIVKDGKETVLTEKEYAKASFFGAGQNKDTVSITIEPVKLGLKDGKALMRTSAWDYSWRRWWNGNITVIENEINIDTKRPEIDVLGGTQYINQGGAGVEIYRLSEPCQKSGVYAGGSFFPGYSGFFKDKDIYICFYALEHDKGPGTEIYALAVDEAGNSAKRGFNVNIKARKFNKDSIQITDSFLNAVVPQFDVNVDQNSENPLLDKYIKINRELRIENHNKLKELIKNSDKEIYWKGAFISFPNAANKASYADNRSYIYNGKRIDSQIHLGIDLASLSRAPVPAANNGKIKYVGDFGIYGKMILIDHGFGLYSLYGHLSSADVTVGQIVEKNYTIGHSGKTGLAGGDHLHFSMLVNDVFVNPIEWLDASWIRNNISGKISDAKSIIGTN from the coding sequence TTGAAAACAAAGAAAATCAATTTAAAAATTATTTTAATAGTTTGTTTCGGCCTGGTTTTAATTCCGGCTATGTGGGTTTTAGTTTTCAATATGGAAGGTGAAAGCCCGGCAATAAAATTTGATAGTCCGGCTCAAATAACCTCCTTAGGTGCTTTAAAAGATATTACAGTTTCTTTTTCAGACCAGAAAAGAGGATTGCGTAAAATTAAAATGGAGATTGTAAAAGACGGTAAAGAAACTGTTTTAACTGAAAAAGAATATGCTAAGGCATCTTTTTTCGGGGCAGGTCAAAATAAAGATACTGTAAGTATTACAATCGAGCCTGTAAAGCTTGGACTTAAAGACGGTAAAGCTTTAATGCGAACAAGTGCCTGGGACTATTCATGGCGCAGATGGTGGAACGGAAATATAACCGTTATTGAGAATGAAATTAATATTGATACCAAACGGCCCGAAATAGATGTTTTGGGCGGAACGCAATATATAAATCAGGGTGGGGCAGGTGTCGAAATTTACAGATTATCCGAACCATGCCAAAAAAGCGGGGTTTATGCCGGAGGTAGTTTCTTTCCCGGCTATAGCGGGTTTTTTAAGGATAAAGATATTTATATCTGTTTTTATGCACTTGAACATGACAAAGGGCCGGGCACTGAAATATACGCTTTAGCAGTTGACGAGGCAGGAAACAGCGCAAAAAGAGGTTTTAATGTAAATATCAAGGCGCGAAAATTTAATAAAGATTCAATCCAAATTACTGATTCATTCCTTAATGCGGTTGTACCCCAATTTGATGTGAATGTTGACCAGAATTCAGAAAACCCTCTTTTGGATAAGTATATCAAAATAAACCGTGAGTTAAGAATTGAAAACCATAACAAATTAAAAGAACTTATAAAAAATTCTGATAAGGAAATTTATTGGAAAGGTGCTTTTATAAGTTTTCCAAATGCTGCAAACAAGGCTTCTTATGCCGACAATAGAAGTTATATTTATAATGGCAAGCGTATAGATAGTCAGATCCATCTTGGAATTGATCTGGCCTCACTTTCACGCGCGCCGGTTCCTGCTGCAAATAATGGCAAAATTAAATATGTAGGAGATTTCGGAATTTACGGGAAAATGATTCTTATTGATCATGGTTTCGGCCTTTATAGTTTATACGGCCATCTGAGCAGTGCCGATGTTACCGTAGGCCAGATTGTAGAAAAAAATTATACAATCGGACATTCCGGGAAAACCGGTCTTGCCGGTGGAGACCACCTGCATTTCAGCATGCTTGTAAATGATGTATTTGTAAATCCGATAGAGTGGCTTGATGCTTCCTGGATAAGAAATAACATATCCGGCAAAATTAGTGATGCCAAATCAATTATAGGCACCAATTAG
- a CDS encoding IMP cyclohydrolase: MPQDLKKMYKTIMDDHFPPAMEISFIDGDKRQTLFYDKVSWTIDNIRKGLRYGENPGQEAALYKLVNGNLVLGETATILSGKYLVSDAELLQSGKHPGKTNLTDADNALNILRYFVDQPAAVIVKHNNPCGVALSDNLVDAYVKANIADRIAAFGGCIALNRPVDIATAEAISMQYAEVVVAPEFEEGVMGIFAKKKNLRVIKIKNIEKLHNFVGERFVEFKSLIDGGIVAQWSFVPEARSKKDLRLAECTYKGENYKINREPTDKEYEDMLFGWLVESGVTSNSVIYVKDRVTVGIGTGEQDRVGVAEIARDKAYRKLADRYCFEQYGVSYNDFNDKDKKTEIDQRVANEKGGLTGAAMVSDAFFPFRDGVDIGLREGISCVIQPGGSENDYQSIDACNEAGVAMVYTGQRSFKH, encoded by the coding sequence ATGCCGCAAGATCTGAAAAAAATGTATAAAACCATAATGGATGACCATTTTCCGCCTGCAATGGAAATAAGCTTTATCGATGGCGATAAAAGACAAACTCTGTTTTATGATAAGGTTTCATGGACTATAGATAATATAAGAAAAGGCTTAAGGTATGGTGAGAATCCGGGCCAGGAGGCTGCTCTTTACAAACTTGTAAACGGCAATCTTGTTTTGGGAGAAACCGCTACAATACTTTCCGGAAAATATCTTGTTTCAGATGCCGAACTTCTTCAATCCGGCAAACATCCCGGCAAAACAAACTTAACCGATGCCGACAATGCTTTAAATATTTTAAGATATTTTGTTGATCAGCCGGCTGCCGTAATAGTTAAGCACAATAATCCATGTGGTGTTGCTTTATCCGATAACTTGGTTGATGCATATGTAAAAGCAAACATAGCAGACAGGATCGCGGCTTTTGGTGGTTGCATTGCCTTAAACCGCCCGGTTGATATTGCTACGGCAGAAGCAATCAGCATGCAATATGCTGAGGTAGTTGTAGCTCCTGAGTTTGAAGAAGGTGTTATGGGTATTTTTGCAAAAAAGAAAAACCTAAGAGTGATAAAGATAAAAAATATAGAAAAACTTCATAATTTTGTTGGTGAAAGATTTGTTGAATTTAAAAGTCTTATTGACGGAGGTATTGTAGCCCAGTGGTCTTTTGTGCCAGAGGCGCGTTCAAAGAAAGATCTGCGCCTTGCCGAATGTACTTATAAGGGTGAAAACTACAAAATCAACAGGGAGCCTACCGATAAAGAATACGAGGATATGCTGTTCGGCTGGTTGGTTGAATCAGGCGTTACTTCAAATTCCGTTATTTATGTAAAAGACAGAGTTACTGTCGGGATAGGTACAGGTGAGCAGGATAGAGTAGGGGTTGCAGAGATTGCTAGAGATAAGGCATACAGAAAGCTTGCCGACAGATATTGCTTTGAACAATACGGGGTTTCTTATAATGATTTTAATGATAAGGATAAAAAAACGGAAATTGATCAAAGAGTTGCAAATGAAAAAGGTGGTTTGACAGGAGCCGCTATGGTAAGTGATGCTTTTTTCCCTTTCAGAGACGGAGTTGATATTGGATTAAGGGAAGGAATTTCCTGCGTTATCCAGCCTGGTGGTTCCGAAAACGACTATCAATCCATAGATGCATGCAATGAAGCCGGAGTTGCCATGGTTTATACGGGGCAAAGAAGTTTTAAACACTAA